In a genomic window of Dissulfuribacter thermophilus:
- a CDS encoding cysteine desulfurase family protein, producing the protein MERIVYMDHASATSLSPEVKEAMMPYLDEVFWNPSVVYDLGSRVKDAIEDAREKVADLINAEPDEIVFTSSGAEANNLAIKGIAFANPKKGKRIIVSAIEHHSVLNSARFFERLGYEVTFLPVDRYGLVDPERLKKAISPDTVLVSIMHANNEIGTIEPIKELCEIAHENGSFFHTDAVATVGNIPVDVKELGIDLLSLSGISLGAPKGTGALYFKKNTRLMPLIHGGIQERGRRAGTENVPGIIGLGKAAELRVKNLEERAKKLTSLRDRLIQGVTSSIPKVHFTGHPEKRLPNHASFCIEGIEGEALIFMLSANNVYANTGSACASKALKTSPVLVAIGLSDVVAQGSVVFTLDESNSPEDVDHVLNVLPQVARRLREMSPVWKEAA; encoded by the coding sequence ATGGAACGCATTGTATATATGGATCATGCATCGGCTACCTCTCTTTCTCCAGAGGTCAAAGAGGCAATGATGCCCTATTTGGATGAGGTATTTTGGAATCCTTCCGTGGTATATGACCTTGGCAGCAGGGTCAAGGATGCCATCGAGGATGCCAGAGAAAAGGTAGCTGACCTTATAAATGCAGAGCCTGATGAGATAGTATTTACCTCTTCAGGGGCAGAGGCCAATAATCTGGCAATAAAGGGAATAGCCTTTGCAAATCCAAAAAAGGGGAAAAGGATAATAGTATCTGCCATAGAACACCACTCAGTGCTAAATTCTGCACGATTTTTTGAGCGGCTCGGCTATGAAGTAACTTTTCTCCCTGTGGATAGATACGGACTGGTTGATCCTGAAAGGCTAAAAAAGGCTATTAGTCCGGATACTGTACTAGTCTCTATAATGCACGCTAACAATGAGATAGGTACAATTGAACCTATAAAAGAACTTTGTGAGATCGCTCATGAAAACGGATCATTTTTCCATACAGATGCAGTTGCTACTGTGGGAAACATACCAGTGGACGTAAAAGAGCTGGGAATAGACCTTTTGAGCCTTTCTGGAATAAGTCTTGGAGCCCCAAAGGGAACGGGTGCTCTATACTTCAAGAAAAATACAAGGCTCATGCCCCTCATACACGGCGGTATTCAAGAAAGGGGCAGAAGGGCAGGCACAGAAAACGTCCCTGGCATAATTGGACTGGGAAAGGCAGCTGAGTTGAGGGTGAAGAATCTGGAAGAAAGGGCCAAAAAGCTCACATCGCTTAGAGACAGGCTGATTCAGGGTGTCACCTCTTCTATACCCAAGGTCCACTTTACAGGGCATCCTGAAAAACGCTTACCAAACCATGCGAGCTTTTGTATCGAAGGTATAGAAGGAGAGGCCCTGATATTTATGCTCAGTGCAAACAATGTATACGCTAACACGGGCTCTGCCTGTGCATCGAAGGCCTTAAAGACATCGCCAGTGCTTGTCGCAATAGGACTTTCAGATGTGGTGGCCCAGGGCTCAGTGGTGTTTACTTTGGATGAATCCAATAGCCCAGAGGACGTAGATCATGTGCTAAACGTCTTGCCTCAGGTGGCCAGGAGATTGAGGGAAATGAGTCCAGTGTGGAAGGAGGCTGCATAA
- a CDS encoding ferredoxin, protein MANLVVDRDICIGCGTCVELCPEVFELDDEEKSLVKNQEGCNTCDCEEAIASCPVDCISWEE, encoded by the coding sequence ATGGCAAATTTGGTGGTAGATAGAGACATATGTATAGGGTGTGGTACCTGTGTGGAGCTCTGCCCTGAAGTATTTGAATTGGATGACGAGGAAAAATCTTTGGTAAAGAATCAGGAGGGATGCAATACGTGCGACTGTGAGGAGGCTATTGCGAGTTGTCCGGTAGATTGCATAAGTTGGGAAGAATAA
- the hisA gene encoding phosphoribosylformimino-5-aminoimidazole carboxamide ribotide isomerase encodes MRFRPCIDLHEGKVKQIIGSTLRDSEGIGPRENFVSEKPPSYYAELFKRDGLRGGHVIMLGPGNEASALEALSAWPGGMQIGGGITDGNASYWLDAGAEAVIVTSFCFSNGKFHEENLKKLISGIGKERLVLDLSCRKREDGNYYVVTDRWQRFTELKVDAKTLEYLGGFCLEFLVHGVDVEGKCAGIERELVEILGKYSPIPTTYAGGIRSIKDIQEIEEIGRGRIDFTVGSALDIFGGKFLKYHDLVRQFGPSKI; translated from the coding sequence ATGCGCTTTAGACCCTGTATTGACCTTCATGAGGGAAAGGTAAAACAGATCATTGGATCAACTCTAAGGGATAGTGAAGGCATAGGCCCAAGAGAGAATTTTGTTTCTGAAAAGCCACCTTCCTACTACGCGGAGCTATTCAAAAGAGATGGGCTAAGAGGTGGGCATGTGATTATGCTTGGCCCTGGAAATGAGGCCAGTGCTTTAGAGGCTCTTAGTGCATGGCCCGGTGGTATGCAAATAGGTGGTGGAATAACAGATGGAAATGCAAGTTACTGGCTTGATGCCGGAGCAGAGGCTGTGATCGTAACCTCCTTTTGTTTCTCCAATGGGAAATTCCATGAAGAGAATTTAAAGAAGTTAATTTCCGGCATTGGAAAAGAGAGACTCGTACTGGATTTAAGCTGTAGAAAGCGTGAAGATGGTAATTACTATGTGGTAACGGATAGGTGGCAACGTTTTACAGAACTTAAGGTGGATGCCAAGACCCTTGAATATCTTGGAGGATTTTGTCTCGAGTTCCTAGTGCATGGAGTAGACGTTGAGGGCAAATGTGCTGGCATAGAAAGGGAACTTGTGGAAATCTTAGGAAAATACTCACCAATCCCCACAACCTATGCTGGAGGCATTCGTTCTATTAAAGATATTCAGGAGATCGAAGAGATAGGAAGGGGACGTATTGATTTTACTGTTGGAAGTGCTCTAGATATTTTTGGAGGTAAATTCCTCAAGTACCATGACCTTGTAAGGCAGTTTGGTCCTTCCAAGATCTGA
- a CDS encoding sulfurtransferase TusA family protein, whose amino-acid sequence MKFVQGIKADDTLDLVCRMCPLHLIEPGEKLKSLKTGQVLEILTDYDGALEDIPQWCQKSGQEFIGIEEDDDCYKLYIRKVKEVE is encoded by the coding sequence ATGAAATTTGTTCAGGGCATAAAGGCGGACGACACCCTGGATCTTGTATGCAGAATGTGTCCACTGCATCTTATAGAACCTGGAGAGAAACTAAAGAGTCTTAAGACAGGCCAGGTCCTTGAGATATTGACTGATTATGATGGTGCCCTGGAAGACATTCCCCAGTGGTGCCAGAAAAGTGGTCAGGAATTTATAGGTATTGAGGAAGATGATGATTGTTACAAGCTCTACATAAGAAAGGTAAAGGAGGTGGAGTAA
- the nifU gene encoding Fe-S cluster assembly scaffold protein NifU encodes MYSQKVMEHFSNPRNTGEIPQADGVGEVGNPACGDMMTFYIKVKDGRIEDVKYKTFGCVAAIAVSSMVSEMVKGKTLEEAKTITNKAVAEALDGLPKQKMHCSNLGAKALKEAIKDYEIKVLGKEHESELAKKNVKRTAECTHCGVSNPITAKFCMNCGEKMED; translated from the coding sequence ATGTATAGTCAGAAGGTAATGGAGCATTTTTCTAATCCGAGAAATACCGGTGAAATTCCTCAAGCTGATGGTGTCGGAGAGGTGGGAAATCCTGCCTGTGGAGATATGATGACCTTTTATATAAAGGTCAAGGACGGAAGAATTGAGGATGTAAAATATAAAACCTTTGGTTGTGTGGCTGCCATTGCGGTTTCAAGTATGGTCAGCGAGATGGTCAAGGGTAAAACCCTTGAGGAGGCCAAGACTATCACAAATAAGGCAGTTGCAGAGGCTCTTGATGGGCTTCCAAAGCAAAAGATGCACTGCTCTAACTTAGGAGCCAAGGCCTTGAAAGAGGCAATAAAGGACTATGAGATAAAGGTACTGGGCAAGGAACATGAGAGTGAACTAGCTAAGAAAAATGTAAAAAGAACAGCTGAGTGCACCCACTGTGGTGTTTCAAACCCCATCACCGCGAAGTTCTGTATGAACTGTGGTGAGAAGATGGAGGACTAA
- a CDS encoding RrF2 family transcriptional regulator: MKLTTRTRYGTRLMVELAKNYEKGPLQLNEIAKRQDLPLKYLEQIVMPLREAGLIKSVRGVKGGHMLARPPEDISVFDILKVTEGDALTPCTEDDPNCDRFPHCETKDVWIKINKIISEELKKISLNKLIEKGS; the protein is encoded by the coding sequence ATGAAACTTACTACTAGGACCAGATATGGTACACGGCTCATGGTAGAGCTCGCAAAAAATTATGAAAAGGGTCCCCTTCAATTGAATGAAATTGCAAAGCGTCAAGATCTGCCTCTTAAGTATCTCGAGCAGATAGTAATGCCGCTCAGAGAGGCCGGACTCATAAAGAGTGTAAGGGGCGTTAAAGGCGGACACATGCTTGCTCGGCCCCCTGAAGATATAAGTGTATTTGACATTTTAAAGGTTACAGAAGGGGATGCCCTTACACCGTGTACTGAGGACGACCCAAACTGTGACCGTTTCCCGCACTGTGAGACAAAAGATGTGTGGATAAAAATAAATAAAATAATCTCTGAAGAGTTAAAAAAGATAAGTCTCAATAAATTGATAGAGAAAGGTAGTTAA